From a single Hippoglossus stenolepis isolate QCI-W04-F060 chromosome 2, HSTE1.2, whole genome shotgun sequence genomic region:
- the gemin6 gene encoding gem-associated protein 6, whose product MQNNWSLIGPLEWFRYVNKQVMVKAGKDEERRGYLITVDPVSASLVLVDFREDGGTSVHVVMGHAVEEVQVLQDADEATIERLRSSFLPPRTCSLDSEELLRRRGGVRLWLEKNRVPVEEEGEELKVAGVLTIRAPYGPEDCSSSNQIILDRIQRLIQNLIQTEP is encoded by the exons ATGCAGAACAACTGGTCTCTGATTGGTCCGCTGGAGTGGTTCCGTTACGTCAACAAACAAGTGATGGTGAAGGCGGGAAAAGATGAAGAGCGGCGCGGGTATCTAATCACAGTGGATCCGGTGTCTGCCAG CCTGGTGTTGGTGGACTTCAGGGAGGACGGCGGGACCTCGGTCCATGTGGTGATGGGTCACGCCGTGGAAGAGGTGCAGGTCCTGCAGGACGCTGACGAGGCGACCATCGAGCGCCTGcgctcctccttcctccccccgAGGACCTGCAGCCTGGACtctgaggagctgctgaggaGAAGGGGCGGAGTCCGGCTCTGGCTCGAGAAGAACCGGGTccctgtggaggaggagggggaggagctgaAGGTGGCAGGGGTCCTGACCATTCGGGCCCCGTACGGACCTGAAGACTGCTCCAGCTCCAACCAGATCATTCTGGACCGCATCCAGAGACTGATCCAGAACCTGATCCAGACTGAGCCCTGA